A stretch of Carnobacteriaceae bacterium zg-C25 DNA encodes these proteins:
- a CDS encoding ABC transporter ATP-binding protein, with product MTNKLFIRIIKENSKETTLAILFNILYALSVTLVSYSLTFLFDAYQSNQYEFYNAMMLVGVIVAVTILLSFLSDYFKAKYIRKTNRTLKLKMADSVMDHSYDLIAIRDTGKAMSWFINDAGQIESQAFSNFISAIYLFTIVISAIASLFLLHWIIAVVSLVFLCVILILPNVTQRYIVKAQSEYTDANEKYTESIRDNFEGLGVFFIGGALTQFKNNVQKAIELREKQYFSFSMTQAKVGSIMLLMSLMSQIGLLAFALFLVSIGWTSAGSILSVASLAGNLFNGAQGFIKAMSTFKAADVLLNKFEYVKEEKPAFSEQLTTITLKNIALQYNDNKLFDDFSFEFYKNQKYIIVGESGSGKSTLLKLILGLTKPQFGQVQINDIDLHTIDLKTYYKNISYIDQSVYLMNGTIKDNITLGENVSEKRLNQIIQAVKLQSFINKQEFGLDTMLNSNGQYISGGEKQRIALARALIKNVAFIIIDESTSQLDKETRVAIEQTVLDLENVGLIYVSHHTDPNVINKFDQLIDSKLFK from the coding sequence ATGACCAATAAACTTTTTATTCGTATTATTAAGGAAAATAGTAAAGAAACGACTTTAGCGATACTGTTCAATATTTTATACGCACTGTCAGTCACATTAGTATCGTATTCTTTAACATTTTTATTTGATGCTTATCAGTCGAATCAATATGAATTTTATAATGCGATGATGTTGGTAGGTGTTATTGTGGCGGTGACCATTTTATTATCATTTTTATCGGATTATTTTAAAGCAAAATACATTAGAAAAACAAATCGGACACTAAAATTAAAAATGGCGGATAGTGTTATGGATCATTCTTATGATTTAATAGCGATACGGGATACCGGTAAAGCAATGTCATGGTTTATTAATGATGCTGGTCAAATAGAATCACAGGCATTTTCTAATTTTATTAGTGCTATTTATCTTTTCACAATTGTAATTAGCGCGATTGCATCTTTATTTTTATTGCATTGGATTATTGCTGTAGTGTCATTAGTATTTCTTTGTGTTATTTTAATTCTTCCAAATGTCACACAGCGCTATATTGTTAAGGCACAAAGTGAATATACTGACGCTAATGAGAAATATACTGAATCGATTAGAGATAATTTTGAAGGTTTGGGAGTGTTTTTTATTGGTGGTGCATTAACTCAATTTAAAAATAATGTGCAAAAAGCAATTGAATTAAGAGAAAAACAATATTTTAGTTTTTCAATGACACAAGCAAAAGTTGGTAGCATTATGCTTTTGATGTCATTGATGTCACAAATTGGGTTGCTTGCTTTCGCTTTATTTCTTGTTAGTATTGGTTGGACAAGTGCGGGTAGTATTTTGAGTGTGGCTTCATTGGCAGGTAATTTATTTAATGGTGCACAAGGTTTCATAAAAGCAATGTCAACGTTTAAAGCGGCAGATGTTTTGTTAAACAAATTTGAGTATGTGAAAGAAGAAAAACCAGCGTTTAGTGAACAATTAACGACTATTACATTAAAAAATATTGCATTACAATATAATGATAACAAACTATTTGATGATTTTTCTTTTGAATTTTATAAAAATCAAAAATACATTATTGTTGGAGAATCAGGGAGTGGTAAATCTACTTTGTTAAAATTGATATTAGGATTAACTAAACCACAATTTGGGCAAGTGCAGATTAACGATATCGATCTTCATACAATTGATTTAAAAACCTATTATAAAAATATTTCGTATATCGATCAGTCAGTTTATTTAATGAATGGTACGATTAAAGATAATATTACGTTAGGAGAAAATGTTTCTGAAAAACGTTTAAATCAAATCATTCAGGCGGTAAAATTACAGTCATTTATAAATAAACAAGAATTTGGGTTGGATACGATGCTTAATTCAAATGGTCAATATATTTCAGGTGGAGAAAAGCAAAGAATTGCATTAGCACGTGCTTTAATTAAAAACGTTGCCTTTATTATTATTGATGAGTCTACTTCGCAGTTGGATAAAGAAACACGTGTCGCCATTGAGCAAACTGTTTTAGATTTAGAAAATGTGGGTCTTATTTATGTG
- a CDS encoding winged helix-turn-helix transcriptional regulator, with protein MNVIFNTKINYLNEALLLATYICNTSEEKDAELSIEYNKIGVSKATINQKNQEFIMFLKSIRFEARKLLKNFLGIDLLFQNFETHKTPEVVYFLTYSKFKQSIKEYSHIELFYKIKEDFIKNMQALGFDITEKFTFEELDKLSLFSEQQRYAIYKLIHNINGFFDDVYDLLLKLENIIKKHEHIIRENLKTLYSQMENINFMDINPEINLKSVIESYEIDYLETTVFLQFTEFYGFSVVFDNKNEKQGFLFLGAIPFLVYNEFKPISEEQDDMLTKFTLLSDMTRFNILILLSKRAMFGREISEKLSVSSGTISYHLSNLLQEKMINSEIRGKRIYYSINSLELNRMSLFLKHLGGNDYDQ; from the coding sequence ATGAACGTTATTTTCAATACTAAAATTAATTATTTAAATGAAGCTTTACTATTAGCGACATATATTTGTAATACTAGCGAAGAGAAAGATGCCGAGTTATCTATAGAGTATAATAAAATTGGAGTATCTAAAGCTACGATAAATCAAAAGAATCAAGAATTTATCATGTTTTTAAAATCTATTAGATTTGAAGCTAGAAAACTATTAAAAAATTTTTTAGGTATTGATTTATTATTTCAAAATTTTGAAACTCACAAAACACCCGAAGTTGTTTATTTTTTAACGTATTCAAAATTTAAACAGAGCATTAAAGAATACTCGCATATAGAGTTGTTTTATAAAATTAAGGAAGATTTTATAAAAAATATGCAGGCATTAGGATTTGATATAACAGAAAAATTTACTTTTGAAGAACTCGACAAATTATCTTTATTTAGCGAACAACAGAGATATGCCATTTATAAATTAATACATAATATTAATGGTTTTTTTGATGATGTATACGATTTACTTTTAAAATTAGAAAATATAATTAAAAAACATGAACATATTATTCGCGAAAATTTAAAGACATTATACTCACAAATGGAAAATATAAATTTCATGGATATAAATCCAGAAATCAATTTAAAGTCAGTTATAGAGAGTTATGAAATTGATTATCTAGAAACGACAGTATTTCTTCAATTTACAGAATTTTATGGATTTAGTGTGGTTTTTGATAACAAAAATGAAAAACAAGGCTTTTTATTTTTAGGAGCGATACCGTTTTTGGTGTATAACGAATTTAAACCTATATCTGAAGAACAAGATGATATGCTTACTAAATTTACATTACTTTCAGATATGACACGTTTTAATATTCTGATTCTTTTATCAAAAAGAGCAATGTTTGGTCGCGAAATTTCAGAAAAACTATCAGTGTCATCGGGGACAATTAGTTATCATCTATCTAATTTATTACAGGAAAAAATGATTAATTCAGAAATTAGAGGGAAGAGAATTTACTATAGTATCAATTCATTAGAATTAAATAGAATGAGTCTATTTTTGAAACATCTAGGAGGAAACGACTATGACCAATAA
- the rpsI gene encoding 30S ribosomal protein S9: MATVQYIGTGRRKHSTARVRLVPGTGKIVFNKKDIEEYIPFAYLHEVVKQPLNLTQTLGNYDVFVNVNGGGFTGQAGAARHGISRALLQVDPDFRGVLKAAGLLTRDPRMKERKKPGLKAARKASQFSKR, translated from the coding sequence TTGGCAACTGTTCAATACATCGGCACTGGTCGCCGTAAACATTCAACTGCTCGTGTACGTTTAGTACCAGGAACAGGGAAAATCGTCTTCAACAAAAAAGACATCGAAGAATACATCCCATTCGCTTACTTACATGAAGTGGTTAAACAACCATTAAACTTAACACAAACTTTAGGTAACTACGACGTTTTCGTTAACGTAAACGGTGGTGGATTCACTGGACAAGCTGGAGCAGCTCGTCACGGTATTTCACGCGCGTTGTTACAAGTAGACCCAGATTTCCGTGGCGTGTTAAAAGCTGCAGGCTTATTAACACGTGACCCACGTATGAAAGAACGTAAAAAACCAGGTCTTAAAGCAGCTCGTAAAGCTAGCCAGTTCTCAAAACGTTAA
- the rplM gene encoding 50S ribosomal protein L13 yields MRTTYMAKPGEVERKWYVVDATDVPLGRLSTVVANALRGKMKPQYTPHVDTGDFVIVINADQVKLTGKKASDKIYYRHSNHPGGLKARTAGDLRANNSRRLVELSVKGMLGKNSLGRRQFTKLHVYGGAEHPHAAQQPEVLDITNLI; encoded by the coding sequence ATGCGTACAACATACATGGCTAAGCCAGGCGAAGTGGAACGTAAATGGTACGTAGTTGATGCAACAGATGTTCCATTAGGTCGTTTATCAACTGTCGTAGCGAACGCTTTACGTGGAAAAATGAAACCACAATACACACCACACGTTGATACAGGTGATTTCGTTATCGTTATCAATGCTGATCAAGTGAAATTAACAGGTAAAAAAGCATCAGATAAAATTTACTACCGTCACTCAAACCACCCAGGTGGATTAAAAGCTCGTACAGCAGGTGACTTACGTGCTAATAACTCACGTCGTTTAGTTGAATTATCTGTTAAAGGTATGTTAGGTAAAAACTCATTAGGTCGTCGTCAATTTACGAAATTACACGTATACGGTGGCGCTGAGCACCCACATGCTGCACAACAACCAGAAGTGTTAGACATTACTAACTTAATTTAA
- the phoU gene encoding phosphate signaling complex protein PhoU, protein MKRIFDEELHGLYTRFMNMGTAVNDAVAKSVKGFVLHDVSLAKEVIDADVAINEEEVKIEKDSFTLIALQQPVSSDLRKIVAMMKSTNDLERIADHAVSISNATINVKGNERLLTIEGKLEEMASVVEDMLSRVLSAYVTVDVDAARQIVLEDEKVDNYLTQIHHEVVEGIVENPSAAKGGVEYVLVAGYLERIGDYITNICERIVYMETGQILTLN, encoded by the coding sequence ATGAAACGAATTTTTGACGAAGAATTACATGGATTGTATACGCGATTCATGAATATGGGGACGGCGGTCAACGATGCGGTTGCCAAATCGGTGAAGGGATTTGTGTTGCACGATGTGTCGCTCGCGAAAGAAGTGATTGATGCCGACGTAGCAATCAATGAAGAAGAAGTGAAAATTGAAAAAGATAGTTTTACTTTAATCGCCTTACAACAACCCGTATCTAGCGATTTGCGGAAAATTGTGGCAATGATGAAATCAACAAACGACTTGGAACGTATCGCAGACCATGCGGTGAGTATTTCGAACGCGACAATTAACGTGAAGGGGAATGAACGTTTATTGACAATCGAAGGTAAATTGGAAGAAATGGCAAGCGTTGTTGAAGATATGTTGAGTCGGGTGTTGAGTGCGTATGTTACGGTTGACGTGGACGCAGCTCGACAAATTGTGTTAGAAGATGAAAAAGTCGATAACTATTTAACGCAAATTCATCATGAAGTTGTTGAGGGAATTGTCGAAAATCCGAGCGCAGCCAAAGGTGGCGTGGAGTACGTTTTAGTTGCTGGATACTTAGAACGTATCGGAGATTACATCACAAATATTTGTGAACGTATCGTCTACATGGAAACAGGACAAATTTTGACGTTAAATTAA
- the pta gene encoding phosphate acetyltransferase — MSLFESLKGKISGKGIRIVFPEATDVRILGAVVRLKADGLMEPVLLGNVEEVKNIAKKRRIDISDVEIIDPANYDEFDEMVKVFVERRKGKVTEEKARDILLNGNYFGTMLVYMDKVDGLVSGAIHTTGETILPALQIVKTKPGITRTSGAFIMMRGDRERYVFSDCAINIAPTAQELAEIAVESAKTAEIFDIEPNVAILSYSTKGSATGVDADRVIEATKIAQEMAPQYNIDGELQFDAAFVPSVGEQKAPNSTVAGKASVFVFPEIQSGNIGYKIAQRLGGFEAIGPILQGLNKPISDLSRGCNEEDVYKLAIITANQALID; from the coding sequence ATGAGTTTATTTGAAAGTTTAAAAGGAAAGATTAGCGGAAAAGGTATTCGTATTGTCTTTCCGGAAGCAACAGATGTGCGTATTTTAGGTGCGGTTGTGCGTTTAAAAGCGGATGGATTGATGGAGCCGGTATTATTAGGTAACGTTGAAGAAGTGAAAAACATTGCTAAAAAACGTCGCATTGATATTTCAGATGTTGAAATTATTGATCCTGCAAACTACGACGAATTTGATGAAATGGTGAAAGTCTTTGTAGAGCGTCGTAAAGGTAAAGTGACAGAAGAAAAAGCGCGTGACATTTTATTAAACGGAAACTACTTTGGAACAATGTTAGTATACATGGATAAAGTAGACGGTTTAGTGTCTGGTGCTATTCATACAACAGGTGAAACGATTTTACCAGCGTTACAAATTGTAAAAACTAAACCGGGCATTACACGTACATCGGGTGCGTTTATTATGATGCGTGGAGACCGCGAACGTTATGTTTTCTCTGATTGTGCCATTAATATTGCGCCAACAGCACAAGAATTGGCAGAAATCGCAGTAGAAAGTGCAAAAACAGCTGAAATTTTTGATATTGAACCAAATGTTGCGATTTTAAGTTATTCAACAAAAGGATCAGCAACAGGTGTGGATGCAGATCGTGTTATTGAAGCAACAAAAATTGCTCAAGAAATGGCGCCACAATATAACATTGATGGCGAATTACAATTTGACGCAGCGTTTGTACCAAGTGTTGGTGAGCAAAAAGCACCAAATTCAACGGTTGCTGGTAAAGCTTCTGTATTTGTATTCCCAGAAATTCAATCAGGAAACATTGGTTACAAAATTGCACAACGTTTAGGTGGTTTTGAAGCTATTGGACCTATTTTACAAGGTTTGAACAAACCAATTTCTGACCTTTCACGTGGATGTAATGAAGAAGATGTCTACAAATTAGCTATCATTACAGCAAACCAAGCGTTAATTGACTAA
- the thiI gene encoding tRNA 4-thiouridine(8) synthase ThiI, protein MQMKMMVRYGELSTKGKNKKMFTQRLAHNVKAVLKDLTDIKVKPEFDFMYIEFPNVYEDAIIDRLANVFGIQSYSPVYTVEKSLEALSSHIVSMLKDENLDGKTFKITAKRSDHQFELDTQELNRYLGGVVLDAYPMLRVQVKNPDINIKVDVRLEAIYVSTKTYKGAGGLPVGTSGRGMMMLSGGIDSPVASYLALKRGMDIEMVHFYSPPYTSPQSLRKTQELTKVLTKFGGAIQFIEVPFAKIQEAIKENCPDAYLMTITRRFMLRITDALREKRKGLVILNGESVGQVASQTLHSMIAINAVTNTPIIRPVAAMDKLDIIKVAEEIGTFELSIQPFEDCCTVFAPPSPKTKPNLDKVIEYEARLNVEALVQEAVDHVKVYAIDALSNFNDVDDNALDNLF, encoded by the coding sequence ATGCAAATGAAAATGATGGTGCGGTACGGTGAGTTATCGACCAAAGGAAAAAATAAGAAAATGTTTACACAGCGCTTGGCGCATAACGTTAAGGCGGTATTGAAAGATTTAACGGATATTAAGGTGAAGCCGGAATTTGATTTTATGTACATTGAGTTTCCGAATGTTTATGAAGACGCGATTATTGATAGATTGGCGAATGTATTTGGCATTCAAAGTTACTCGCCTGTTTATACAGTTGAAAAATCGTTAGAGGCGTTGTCATCACACATCGTGTCGATGTTGAAAGACGAAAATCTTGATGGAAAAACGTTTAAAATTACAGCTAAACGGAGTGACCATCAGTTTGAATTGGATACGCAAGAATTAAATCGTTATCTTGGTGGTGTGGTGTTGGATGCTTATCCAATGTTACGCGTTCAAGTGAAAAATCCGGATATAAACATTAAAGTAGACGTTCGTTTAGAAGCCATATATGTTTCAACTAAAACATATAAAGGTGCTGGCGGATTGCCGGTAGGGACAAGTGGACGTGGGATGATGATGTTATCGGGTGGGATTGACTCACCAGTTGCTAGTTATTTAGCGTTAAAACGTGGTATGGATATTGAAATGGTGCATTTTTACAGTCCGCCATATACTAGTCCGCAATCGCTTCGTAAAACACAAGAATTAACAAAGGTGTTGACAAAATTTGGTGGTGCAATTCAATTTATCGAAGTGCCTTTTGCCAAAATTCAAGAGGCCATCAAAGAAAATTGTCCAGATGCTTATTTAATGACCATTACAAGACGTTTTATGTTACGTATTACGGACGCATTGCGTGAAAAACGTAAAGGGTTAGTGATTTTAAATGGTGAATCTGTGGGGCAAGTGGCATCACAAACGTTACATAGTATGATTGCCATTAATGCGGTAACGAATACACCGATTATTCGTCCAGTTGCTGCTATGGATAAACTAGATATTATTAAAGTAGCAGAAGAAATTGGGACATTTGAATTGTCGATTCAACCTTTTGAAGATTGCTGTACGGTTTTTGCACCGCCTTCACCGAAAACGAAACCAAATTTAGACAAGGTTATTGAATACGAAGCACGATTAAATGTTGAAGCGCTTGTTCAAGAAGCGGTTGATCATGTGAAAGTGTATGCTATTGATGCGTTATCGAATTTTAATGATGTAGATGACAATGCGTTAGATAATTTATTTTAA
- the lysS gene encoding lysine--tRNA ligase: protein MANEDVKVELNDQLIVRREKMDDLAQKGVDPFGCGFERSHLSGKLQEQFKDFSKADIAENDPYTVAIAGRLMTKRGKGKAGFAHLQDSQGRIQIYVRLDAVGERDYAVFTHADLGDIVGVIGTIMKTDMGELTVRAQQFVHLTKALRPLPDKYHGLTNVEQKYRQRYLDLISNEDSRHRFVLRSRIVSEIRRYMDSRGYLEVETPVLHTLAGGATARPFITHHNALDMELYMRIATELHLKRLVVGGFEKVYELGRVFRNEGIDTTHNPEFTTMEVYTAYTVYTDVMDLTEDLIRSVAQKVLGTAVLTYDGQEIDLESPWKRVHMVDLIKEQSGVDFWKEMSFEEAKALAKEHHVPLNDHDTTVGHVINAFFEEFGEKACIQPTFVYGHPVEVSPLARKNDEDPRFTDRFELFIVTKEYANAFTELTDPIDQRERFESQMEEKNKGNDEAHPIDDDFIESLEYGMPPTGGLGVGIDRLVMLLTDAQSIRDVLLFPTMRHQ, encoded by the coding sequence ATGGCAAACGAAGATGTAAAAGTAGAATTAAATGATCAGTTAATCGTTCGTCGTGAAAAAATGGATGATTTAGCACAAAAAGGTGTTGATCCTTTTGGCTGTGGTTTTGAGCGCTCGCACTTATCTGGTAAACTTCAAGAACAATTCAAAGATTTTTCAAAAGCGGACATTGCAGAAAATGATCCGTATACGGTAGCTATTGCTGGTCGTTTAATGACGAAGCGTGGTAAAGGAAAAGCCGGTTTTGCGCATTTACAAGATAGTCAAGGTCGTATTCAAATTTATGTGCGATTAGACGCGGTAGGTGAACGTGATTATGCAGTATTCACACATGCCGATCTTGGTGATATTGTTGGTGTTATTGGAACGATTATGAAAACGGATATGGGTGAATTAACTGTCCGTGCGCAACAATTTGTTCACTTAACAAAAGCGCTCCGTCCATTACCAGATAAATATCATGGATTAACAAATGTCGAACAAAAATATCGTCAACGTTATTTAGATTTAATTAGTAATGAAGATAGCCGTCATCGTTTTGTGTTGCGTTCACGCATTGTGAGTGAAATTCGTCGTTACATGGATTCACGTGGTTATTTAGAGGTGGAAACACCTGTATTGCATACATTAGCTGGTGGAGCAACTGCTCGTCCATTCATTACACACCACAATGCATTGGATATGGAATTATACATGCGTATTGCGACAGAATTGCATTTAAAACGCCTTGTTGTAGGTGGTTTTGAAAAAGTGTATGAATTGGGTCGCGTTTTCCGAAATGAAGGGATTGACACCACACATAACCCAGAATTTACGACAATGGAAGTGTATACGGCGTATACGGTATATACAGATGTTATGGATTTAACCGAAGATTTAATCCGTTCGGTTGCTCAAAAAGTGTTGGGAACAGCGGTGCTGACTTATGACGGTCAAGAGATTGATTTAGAATCGCCATGGAAACGTGTGCATATGGTCGATTTAATTAAAGAACAGAGCGGTGTTGATTTCTGGAAAGAAATGAGTTTTGAAGAAGCGAAAGCGTTGGCGAAAGAACACCACGTTCCATTAAATGATCATGATACAACTGTGGGGCACGTGATTAACGCTTTCTTTGAAGAATTTGGGGAAAAAGCATGTATTCAACCAACGTTTGTTTATGGACATCCGGTTGAAGTATCGCCTTTAGCGCGTAAAAACGATGAAGACCCACGCTTTACAGATCGTTTTGAATTATTTATTGTGACGAAAGAGTATGCGAATGCCTTTACGGAGTTGACCGATCCAATTGATCAACGTGAGCGTTTCGAGTCACAAATGGAAGAGAAAAATAAAGGAAACGATGAAGCGCATCCGATTGATGATGACTTTATCGAGTCGTTAGAGTATGGTATGCCACCAACGGGTGGGTTAGGAGTAGGTATTGACCGTCTAGTCATGTTATTAACCGATGCTCAATCTATTCGCGATGTTTTACTATTCCCAACGATGCGTCATCAATAA
- the dusB gene encoding tRNA dihydrouridine synthase DusB — MFKIGNIDIVNPVVVAPMAGISNSAFRVTVKEMGAGLVVCEMISDKGIQFRNEKTLSMLHIEPNEYPLSVQIMGGNKETLVEAAKYVEANTQAAIIDINMGCPVNKVIKAEAGAKWLLDPNKVYEMVASVVDAVNVPVTVKMRTGWDAQHVYAVENALAAERAGASMVAMHGRTRVQMYDGHADWNVLRDVKAALTKIPFVGNGDVTTPQEAKRLLEETKADGVMIGRAALGNPWMIKQTVHYLETGELLPPHTPQEKIEIAKVHLQRLVDLKGEAVAAREFRQHAAYYLKGIPRASKTKVAINQATKQQEMIDLLDAFVAETLEREAQMSARLERE; from the coding sequence TGTCAATCCCGTAGTCGTTGCACCGATGGCAGGTATTAGTAATTCGGCATTTCGTGTAACGGTGAAAGAAATGGGTGCAGGTCTAGTCGTTTGTGAAATGATTAGTGATAAAGGGATTCAATTTAGAAATGAAAAAACATTAAGTATGTTGCATATTGAACCTAATGAATATCCGTTATCTGTACAAATTATGGGAGGCAATAAAGAAACACTTGTTGAAGCGGCGAAATATGTTGAAGCCAACACGCAAGCAGCAATTATTGATATTAATATGGGTTGCCCGGTAAATAAAGTCATTAAGGCGGAAGCGGGGGCTAAATGGTTGCTTGATCCAAATAAAGTGTATGAAATGGTTGCAAGTGTGGTCGATGCCGTTAATGTACCTGTAACAGTTAAAATGCGTACGGGATGGGATGCACAACACGTTTATGCGGTAGAAAATGCTTTAGCAGCAGAACGTGCCGGAGCAAGTATGGTGGCAATGCACGGTAGAACACGCGTTCAAATGTATGATGGCCATGCAGATTGGAATGTTTTACGCGATGTTAAGGCGGCGTTGACAAAAATTCCATTTGTTGGAAATGGCGATGTGACGACACCTCAAGAAGCAAAGCGCCTGTTAGAAGAAACAAAAGCAGATGGCGTGATGATTGGACGTGCCGCATTAGGTAATCCATGGATGATTAAGCAAACGGTGCATTATTTAGAAACGGGTGAATTATTACCACCACATACACCACAAGAAAAAATTGAAATTGCTAAGGTGCATTTGCAACGTTTAGTGGACTTAAAAGGCGAAGCTGTTGCTGCACGCGAATTTCGTCAACACGCTGCGTACTATTTAAAAGGTATCCCGCGTGCATCAAAAACAAAAGTTGCAATTAACCAAGCAACGAAACAACAAGAAATGATTGATTTATTAGATGCTTTTGTAGCAGAAACATTAGAACGTGAAGCGCAAATGAGCGCCCGTTTGGAAAGAGAGTAA